The genomic DNA GATCAATTGGACATCCTGGATTCCAGAACATTTGAATTTGAACTCCAATTCTATTGAACCAGCTGCTCTTGAAGTCAACAATGAGGTGAAGCTTCGTTACACACTTCTTCGAGCAGCAGAATTGGGGTATCAACGTGAACTCCTCGGGCGACTTTCTCCTCAGGCGGAGAGTTCTGAAAGCAGCGATCAACAGAAGACGGGAGCAGCGGGACAGAAACTGGCACAATTTGTGTTTTGTATTGATGTTCGATCAGAGCGAATCCGACGACATCTTGAGTCTCTTTCTCCAGAGATTGGAACAGGTGGATTCGCTGGATTCTTTGGAATTCCGCTGGAGTTCGTACCTTTGGGGGAAGCTTCGGGAATCAGTCAGGTGCCCGTACTTCTGCAACCATCGTTTCAGGTCAAGGAAAGTTTGACTACGCATTCTGATTGTCATACCTGCGAATCCGCAGAGCCGGAAGCGGTTGAACGTAAGCAGTTGATTCGAAGTCTGAGAGCCGCAATAAAAACTCTCCAGAGTTCAGCGATTTCCTGTTTTTCGTTTGTCGAGACTTCAGGACTCTATTATGTCCAGTATCTCATCGGACGAACATTCGGATGGAAATCAGCTCACGGTAATGCTCGGTATGATGGTGTTTCTTCAGCACAGAGAAAGCAATTGGCACCTGGTTTTGATGGACTGGAGTGTCAGGGAATCGGTCTGACTGATCAAGCACAAATGGCCAGTAAAATCTTACACGGAATGGGACTGACTGAGTCATTTCCCAGATTCGTTGTGTTGTGTGGTCACGGTAGTCAAACAGAGAATAATCCACTCAAGGCAGGACTGGATTGTGGAGCATGCGGGGGGCACTCTGGAGAACCGAACGCGCGGTTTGCCGCCAGACTTTTAAATTCCGAACCAATTCGGTGCGAACTGAAAAAACTCGGAATTGAAATTCCCGTTGAGACCCAATTTCTGGCGGGACTGCACAATACGACTACCGATACCATTACATTCATGGACTTGGACGAGCTTCCCGAGTCCCATCAAGCCGAATACGAATCCATCGTGGAGGTTTGTGCTCAGGCGAGCGAGTTAACTCGCAGGGAACGATTCAAAGATCTCTCGTGTTCAAATGTATCGCAACTTCTCAGGAAAAGTAATGACTGGTCGGAAGTCCGCCCTGAGTGGGGATTGGCTGATAATGCCTCTATCGTAATTGCACCGCGAAACCTGATGAGAACGATTGATCTTGAGGGACGAGCATTCCTGCATGAATACGACTTCAATCACGATGCCAGTGGCGAAATTCTTGAGTCAATCATGACTGCTCCCATGATCGTCGCCCATTGGATCAATATGCAGTATTACGCCTCAACTGTCGATCCGAAACGTTATGGAAGTGGGAACAAAACGATTCACAATGTCGTAGGGCGGTTTGGACTACTTTCCGGGAATGGTGGAGACCTGATGACAGGCTTGCCCTGGCAGTCTCTGCATGATGGTCATGACTACAGGCATCATCCGCAGCGTTTACTCTCTGTGATTGCTGCCCCGAAAATAATGATCGATAAGGTCATCCAGAAACATGAAAATATTTCCAATCTTATAGTCAATGGATGGCTCAATCTGGTTGCGATTGAGGACGGAGAATATTTTCAATATTCGCAGGATCACACTTGGTCAGAAATACCTCAGTCCTATAAATCTGTTGGGGAATAGCAGCTGGAAACAGTCCGGCTGAGCAGATCTGAACGGAATTGATGTTATGAAAATTTCTAATCAATACCGAGATTTCACAGGCAGACTACGGATTTAAGTCATATCTTTGAGATGTCAGGCAGAGGAATAACGGAATTTGTGTCTCTTCGGTTGAATACATCGTAAATTCCTATGGAAAGATGCTGATTTAACGATTATTCAATCATCAGGACGTTACGTACCATTCGATAGAAATCGTCCTGTTGTGAGGTCAGATCATTTTCGAGAGTACGCATTTTTTTGTAAGTTAATGGAGTGAAAGAGCTTGAGTCAAATAGACCGAGAAGAGATCTGCTGGCATATTGAACAGCTCATGATTCATTCCGGATTGATGGTGGATCGTCCAAAGATCAATCATATCGTGGATGATGCGCTCGCTCAGTATGACGATTCAGAGATGGGCTCCTGGTGGAGACTGATTCTTGAGGTCAGCCGCAGCCTGTCGTTGAATTGCCGTGTGGTCGATTGTTCAGCAAAGCAGCTCCGAGAATTAGTCACCAACGATTCAAATATTATTCTTTGCGATCCGTCTTCAAATCGTCTGATTTCTGTTTTGAATATGGTGAATGGTAAGTATGAAATTCGAGAGAATTCAGCGAAACCCATACGGCGTAATGTTCGGCCTGGAGAACTCATAAAGAGATTAGGTAGTGAAAATGTAACGAGTCCGATCCGCTGTGTGTTGTACGGTTCTCAATTAACAGCAAGTACGATGGGAGTTTCCAACACTCGTTCCTCGAAACCTCTGGATAGACTCATTGGGTTGTTAAAACCGGAGTTGAGTGACGTTGGAATCATTGTCGTTTTCGCCATGATTACGGGCTTGCTCGCACTGGCAACTCCGCTGGCAGTGGAAACGCTTGTCAGTACGGTCGCTTTTGGCAGGTTTCTTCAGCCAGTTGTTATTCTGGCATTGATTCTCTTTGCTTTCCTGTCTTTTTCAGCAGCTTTGAGGGCGTTACAAACATATGTCGTTGAAATTATTCAGCGACGATTGTTCGCGCGCATTGCAGCGGATCTTGCCTTTCGATTCCCTCGAGTTGAAATTTCATCGCTGGATGGGAAGTATGGCCGGGAAATGGCCAATCGTTTCTTTGAAATTGTGACAGTACAAAAGGTGACTGCACAACTTCTTCTGGATGGAATCTCACTGATTCTGGGCACATTGATCGGTATGGCGGTGCTCGCCTTTTATCATCCCTGGCTTTTGGGGTTCGATTTGATTCTGCTCGCTTCAATTGCTCTGATTATTTTCGTACTGGGTCGAAAAGCGGTAGAAAGTAGTATTAAGGAATCGAAAACCAAGTATCGGATGGCGGCCTGGTTGCAGTCTTTGTTGTCAGCAGAAACAACATTTCGGCACTCCAATGCAGCAGAATTCGCGTTGGCTAAAGCCGACCAGATGTCCTATGACTATCTTAAGGCACGCAAAGCTCACTTTCGAATTTTGATGCGGCAAATCCTATTCGCACTCGGATTACAAGCTATTGCCAGCACCGTGTTGCTTGGATTAGGAGGATGGCTCGTAATCACCGGGCAGTTGACATTGGGGCAACTCGTGGCCTCAGAATTGATTGTCACTGTTATCGTCGGCTCATTTGCGAAACTCGGTAAGCACATGGAAAGCTATTATGATTTGCTTGCTTCTGTGGACAAACTGGGAGCCCTGTTCGACCTGAAAGTAGAACGGCAGGATGGTTTAATCCACTATTCCAGTTCTGGCTCTGTGGAAGTTAAAGCTGTTAATGTCAGTTCGAAACTGGCTGACAATCATTTCAGTCTCAATAAATTTTCTTTTCATCTCAAATCTGGCGATCGTCTCGTGCTTCGCGCGGATGAGTTGAATGGAACCGGCTTGTTGCTCGACCTATTGTTTGGCATGAGGGAACCGACAGAGGGTCATGTTACGATCGATGGAATTGATCCGCGTGATTTTCGTCCGGACGTCCTGCGAAAACATGTCCAGCTCGTTCGAGATATGGAAATGTTCCTGGGAACGGTTGCCGAGAATCTCCATCTTGGTCGTCCTGAAGTCTCACAACATTCAATGCGAGAGGTCTTGGAAAATATCGGTCTGCTGGATGATATTCTCAGATTACCAGACGGATTGGAAACAACTCTTGTTGAAAATGGATATCCTTTGAGCCAGGATCAGATCACCAAACTTGTCTTGGCCCGTGCTCTGTTGGGCTCGCCGAGTTTATTGCTGATTGACCGAACTCTTGACACATTTTCTGATCAGGATGCTGTAAATATTGCCAAGGAAATTATGGATAAACGTCACCCCTGGACTGTCGTCCTGGTAACGAATCGCAACAGTCTGATGAACTTGGGGAATCAGTTCCTGCCAAACTTCGATTCTCCTGCAGACTCTGACCAGGAGCTGATACATGTCTGATTTGAGCCTTAAGAAAACTGAAACTCCTTCGACTTTGATGCGAAGTAGCACGTTAC from Rubinisphaera italica includes the following:
- a CDS encoding YbcC family protein; translated protein: MSTINLPKSLGMQSEKVADNNGVSVRKSQGNHLHVVLGQVQKAVPAVWPLKDYVAINPFAEISDRNFLNARNYLRLFSETELLMPLDYFENLFKQGKFHSGDIQTAIEEFKGSIFNSAPENSLDEIIQLLHDRNSVNPEAPQVHEESDRQIYTIAESMDRCTGSEWNSVFCEEISKYCSAHYDDGQASWKSPWKNLMLYQAWKSAASIDRNIEVLGLTGFRKFVSHLPEVPEAAILELLKRMNVPQKMWEPVLLCYANSIPGWSSWTRFQVDSGQRSGIENSDLNGLLAIRMAYDVALSDLFAFEINWTSWIPEHLNLNSNSIEPAALEVNNEVKLRYTLLRAAELGYQRELLGRLSPQAESSESSDQQKTGAAGQKLAQFVFCIDVRSERIRRHLESLSPEIGTGGFAGFFGIPLEFVPLGEASGISQVPVLLQPSFQVKESLTTHSDCHTCESAEPEAVERKQLIRSLRAAIKTLQSSAISCFSFVETSGLYYVQYLIGRTFGWKSAHGNARYDGVSSAQRKQLAPGFDGLECQGIGLTDQAQMASKILHGMGLTESFPRFVVLCGHGSQTENNPLKAGLDCGACGGHSGEPNARFAARLLNSEPIRCELKKLGIEIPVETQFLAGLHNTTTDTITFMDLDELPESHQAEYESIVEVCAQASELTRRERFKDLSCSNVSQLLRKSNDWSEVRPEWGLADNASIVIAPRNLMRTIDLEGRAFLHEYDFNHDASGEILESIMTAPMIVAHWINMQYYASTVDPKRYGSGNKTIHNVVGRFGLLSGNGGDLMTGLPWQSLHDGHDYRHHPQRLLSVIAAPKIMIDKVIQKHENISNLIVNGWLNLVAIEDGEYFQYSQDHTWSEIPQSYKSVGE
- a CDS encoding peptidase domain-containing ABC transporter; the encoded protein is MSQIDREEICWHIEQLMIHSGLMVDRPKINHIVDDALAQYDDSEMGSWWRLILEVSRSLSLNCRVVDCSAKQLRELVTNDSNIILCDPSSNRLISVLNMVNGKYEIRENSAKPIRRNVRPGELIKRLGSENVTSPIRCVLYGSQLTASTMGVSNTRSSKPLDRLIGLLKPELSDVGIIVVFAMITGLLALATPLAVETLVSTVAFGRFLQPVVILALILFAFLSFSAALRALQTYVVEIIQRRLFARIAADLAFRFPRVEISSLDGKYGREMANRFFEIVTVQKVTAQLLLDGISLILGTLIGMAVLAFYHPWLLGFDLILLASIALIIFVLGRKAVESSIKESKTKYRMAAWLQSLLSAETTFRHSNAAEFALAKADQMSYDYLKARKAHFRILMRQILFALGLQAIASTVLLGLGGWLVITGQLTLGQLVASELIVTVIVGSFAKLGKHMESYYDLLASVDKLGALFDLKVERQDGLIHYSSSGSVEVKAVNVSSKLADNHFSLNKFSFHLKSGDRLVLRADELNGTGLLLDLLFGMREPTEGHVTIDGIDPRDFRPDVLRKHVQLVRDMEMFLGTVAENLHLGRPEVSQHSMREVLENIGLLDDILRLPDGLETTLVENGYPLSQDQITKLVLARALLGSPSLLLIDRTLDTFSDQDAVNIAKEIMDKRHPWTVVLVTNRNSLMNLGNQFLPNFDSPADSDQELIHV